One Orrella dioscoreae genomic window carries:
- the nrdD gene encoding anaerobic ribonucleoside-triphosphate reductase, giving the protein MQTSLTPSSATRDDSQRTRCEVWTRVMGYHRPVSSFNTGKQGEFNERRFFTEPSAVKR; this is encoded by the coding sequence ATGCAAACCTCCCTCACTCCTTCCTCGGCCACCCGCGACGACAGCCAGCGCACGCGCTGCGAAGTCTGGACCCGCGTCATGGGCTATCACCGTCCCGTCAGCTCCTTCAACACCGGCAAGCAGGGCGAATTCAACGAGCGCCGTTTCTTCACGGAACCCTCGGCCGTCAAGCGCTGA
- a CDS encoding sn-glycerol-3-phosphate import ATP-binding protein UgpC produces the protein MASLSFRKTSKTYPGGVTAIHGVNMEIADGEFIVIVGPSGCGKSTLLRMVAGLESVSAGEILIDEEVINELEPAERDIAMVFQNYALYPHMSVYDNMAYGLRIRGMRRDAIRERVEAVAQTLELTPLLTRRPRHLSGGQRQRVAMGRAIVREPRVFLFDEPLSNLDAKLRVQMRLEIQKLHRRLATTSLYVTHDQVEAMTLAQRMIVMNQGRVEQIGTPAEVFERPASTFVASFIGAPPMNLMTVQVGRQGGIQTPDGIPLHIAPGAVPQAVRGQEVVLGTRPEHLVMNGHGVGMTVEMVETLGSEQLLHGHFGATRLVVRCNTRLTAEAQNQVGDVVEIGLEDGRHPLHWFDLQSGRRIEA, from the coding sequence ATGGCAAGCCTGAGTTTTCGCAAGACCAGCAAGACCTATCCGGGTGGCGTCACGGCCATCCACGGCGTCAACATGGAAATCGCCGATGGCGAGTTCATCGTCATCGTCGGCCCCAGCGGCTGCGGCAAGTCCACGCTGCTGCGCATGGTGGCGGGCCTGGAAAGCGTGAGCGCTGGCGAGATCCTCATCGACGAGGAGGTCATCAACGAACTGGAGCCGGCCGAGCGCGACATCGCGATGGTGTTCCAGAACTATGCGCTTTATCCGCACATGTCCGTCTACGACAACATGGCCTATGGCCTGCGCATCCGCGGCATGCGCCGCGACGCGATCCGCGAGCGCGTGGAGGCGGTGGCGCAAACCCTGGAACTGACGCCGCTGCTCACGCGCCGGCCGCGCCACCTGTCGGGTGGGCAGCGCCAGCGGGTGGCCATGGGCCGCGCCATCGTGCGCGAGCCGCGCGTGTTCCTGTTCGATGAGCCGCTCTCCAACCTGGACGCCAAGCTGCGCGTGCAGATGCGCCTGGAAATCCAGAAGCTGCACCGGCGCCTGGCCACCACCAGCCTGTACGTCACGCACGACCAGGTCGAGGCCATGACGCTGGCCCAGCGCATGATCGTCATGAACCAGGGCCGCGTGGAACAGATCGGCACGCCCGCCGAGGTTTTCGAGCGTCCGGCGTCGACTTTCGTCGCCAGCTTCATCGGCGCGCCGCCCATGAACCTCATGACCGTCCAGGTCGGCAGGCAGGGGGGCATCCAGACGCCCGACGGCATCCCGCTGCACATCGCGCCAGGCGCGGTGCCGCAGGCCGTGCGCGGCCAGGAAGTCGTGCTGGGCACCCGGCCCGAGCACCTGGTCATGAACGGCCACGGCGTCGGCATGACCGTCGAGATGGTGGAGACGCTGGGTTCCGAGCAACTGCTGCACGGCCATTTCGGCGCCACCCGTCTCGTCGTGCGCTGCAATACGCGGCTGACGGCCGAGGCGCAGAACCAGGTGGGCGACGTCGTGGAAATCGGCCTGGAGGATGGCCGCCACCCGCTGCACTGGTTCGACCTGCAATCAGGCCGGCGTATCGAGGCCTGA
- a CDS encoding U32 family peptidase yields MSYRITLGPLLYYWSRQETLNFYAEAADSAVDEICVGETVCSRRHELKAADWLDLAADLRTAGKSVRLVTRTLVETAGEGQAVRRLCGEEGYGFEAGETGAVRHLRGRAFIAGPHMNAYNGPTLHWLASLGATGFVAPLEMDRETLALLLAERPAGMQAEVMVWGRMPLAFSARCFTARHFRLKKDECAYRCSEHPDGLMLRTRDATDFLAINGVQTQSAACLDLLDQATELAAMGVDALRISPHSQGTWDAVSVLSEQRQGRACGPVSPPAGIARCNGYWFGQPGIVWHTPDEEHA; encoded by the coding sequence ATGAGCTACCGCATCACGCTGGGCCCCTTGCTGTATTACTGGAGCCGCCAGGAAACGCTGAATTTCTACGCCGAGGCGGCCGACAGCGCCGTCGACGAGATCTGCGTGGGCGAGACCGTCTGCAGCCGCCGTCATGAACTGAAGGCGGCCGATTGGCTGGACCTGGCCGCCGACCTGCGCACCGCGGGAAAATCCGTGCGGCTGGTGACGCGCACGCTGGTGGAGACCGCGGGCGAAGGCCAGGCCGTGCGCCGCCTCTGCGGCGAGGAGGGCTATGGCTTCGAGGCGGGGGAAACAGGGGCCGTGCGGCACCTGCGGGGACGCGCCTTCATCGCCGGTCCGCACATGAACGCCTATAACGGCCCCACGCTGCACTGGCTGGCGTCGCTGGGCGCGACGGGTTTCGTCGCGCCGCTGGAAATGGACCGCGAGACGCTGGCGCTGCTGCTGGCCGAGCGTCCCGCGGGCATGCAGGCCGAAGTGATGGTGTGGGGCCGCATGCCGCTGGCCTTTTCGGCGCGCTGCTTCACCGCCCGGCACTTCCGCCTGAAGAAGGACGAGTGCGCGTATCGCTGCAGCGAGCATCCCGACGGCCTGATGCTGCGCACCCGCGACGCCACGGACTTCCTGGCGATCAACGGCGTGCAGACGCAGTCGGCGGCCTGCCTGGACCTGCTGGACCAGGCCACGGAACTGGCCGCGATGGGCGTGGACGCCTTGCGGATCAGCCCGCACAGCCAGGGCACCTGGGACGCTGTCTCGGTGCTGTCCGAGCAGCGCCAGGGCAGGGCTTGCGGCCCCGTGTCGCCGCCCGCGGGCATCGCGCGCTGCAACGGCTATTGGTTTGGCCAGCCAGGCATCGTCTGGCACACCCCCGACGAGGAACACGCATGA
- the ubiA gene encoding 4-hydroxybenzoate octaprenyltransferase: MRQRLPLYFLLVRADKPIGILLLLWPTLWAMWAAGEGSPAWHVVVIFTLGTALMRSAGCAINDYFDRDFDLHVQRTEKRVLTSGKIRPGEALAVAIVLALVSFLLVLPLNALTIQLAFVGAFLAASYPLMKRFFAIPQAYLGIAFGFGIPMGFAALQGSIPAAAWLMLLANICWSIAYDTEYAMVDKPDDLKLGLRTSAITFGSWDVAMIGVFYAATVGLLGVAGAMLGYGWPYALGLLGAAGIAITHLRWIRHRDPRACFRAFLHNTWFGFAVFAGIFAQTVFFRH; the protein is encoded by the coding sequence CTGCGGCAGCGCCTGCCGCTGTACTTCCTGCTTGTCCGCGCGGACAAGCCCATCGGCATCCTGCTGCTGCTGTGGCCCACGCTGTGGGCGATGTGGGCGGCGGGCGAGGGCAGCCCCGCGTGGCACGTCGTGGTGATCTTCACGCTGGGCACCGCGCTGATGCGCTCGGCCGGCTGCGCCATCAACGACTATTTCGACCGCGATTTCGACCTGCACGTGCAGCGCACCGAAAAACGCGTGCTGACCTCGGGCAAGATCCGTCCGGGCGAAGCGCTGGCGGTGGCCATCGTGCTGGCCCTGGTGTCCTTCCTGCTGGTGCTGCCGCTGAACGCGCTGACCATCCAGCTGGCCTTCGTGGGCGCCTTCCTGGCGGCGTCGTATCCGCTCATGAAGCGCTTCTTCGCCATTCCCCAGGCCTACCTGGGCATCGCCTTCGGCTTCGGCATTCCCATGGGTTTCGCGGCGCTGCAGGGCAGCATCCCGGCCGCCGCCTGGCTCATGCTGCTGGCCAACATCTGCTGGTCCATTGCCTATGACACCGAGTACGCCATGGTGGACAAGCCCGACGACCTGAAGCTGGGCCTGCGCACCTCGGCCATCACCTTCGGCAGCTGGGACGTGGCGATGATCGGCGTGTTCTATGCCGCCACCGTGGGTTTGCTGGGCGTGGCAGGCGCCATGCTGGGCTATGGCTGGCCCTATGCCCTGGGCCTGCTGGGCGCCGCGGGCATCGCCATCACGCACCTGCGCTGGATCCGGCACCGCGACCCGCGAGCGTGCTTCCGCGCTTTCCTGCACAATACCTGGTTCGGTTTTGCCGTCTTCGCGGGCATCTTCGCCCAGACGGTGTTTTTCCGGCATTGA
- a CDS encoding anaerobic ribonucleoside-triphosphate reductase activating protein: protein MSAHAHHAAHCPTEHRLIPAHGRLGPRTPALGGLTRYSSVDWPGKLSAVVFVAGCPWRCHYCHNPGLQQRVRELDWDEVLNFLARRRGLLDGVVFCGGEPLSEPTLPALAAQVRDMGFAVALHTAGIYPDRLAEMLPGVSWVGLDIKTDAEGYDALTGRARSHAPVRQSLAALLAHGVAFECRTTWSPSWLPEPALLALAETLAEQGVRHYAVQHYRSSPEALAAAPLAEATRQRLESLFLTFEER, encoded by the coding sequence ATGTCCGCCCACGCGCATCACGCCGCCCACTGCCCCACCGAGCATCGGCTGATCCCGGCGCATGGCCGCCTGGGGCCGCGCACGCCGGCCCTGGGCGGGCTGACCCGCTATTCCAGCGTGGACTGGCCGGGCAAGCTGAGCGCGGTGGTGTTCGTGGCGGGCTGCCCCTGGCGCTGCCATTATTGCCACAACCCGGGCTTGCAACAGCGGGTCCGCGAGCTGGACTGGGACGAGGTGCTGAACTTCCTGGCGCGCCGGCGCGGCCTGCTGGACGGCGTGGTGTTCTGCGGCGGCGAGCCGCTGTCCGAACCCACCTTGCCCGCGCTGGCGGCACAGGTGCGCGACATGGGCTTTGCCGTGGCCTTGCACACGGCGGGCATCTATCCCGACCGCCTGGCCGAGATGCTGCCCGGCGTGTCCTGGGTCGGCCTGGATATCAAGACCGATGCCGAGGGCTATGACGCCCTGACCGGCCGTGCGCGCAGCCACGCACCGGTGCGCCAGAGCCTGGCCGCCCTGCTGGCGCACGGCGTGGCGTTCGAGTGCCGCACGACCTGGAGCCCGTCGTGGCTGCCGGAGCCGGCCTTGCTGGCGCTGGCCGAGACGCTGGCGGAACAAGGCGTGCGCCATTACGCCGTGCAGCACTATCGTTCCTCGCCGGAGGCGCTGGCGGCGGCGCCGCTGGCCGAGGCCACGCGGCAGCGCCTGGAAAGCCTGTTCCTGACGTTCGAGGAGCGTTAG
- the proC gene encoding pyrroline-5-carboxylate reductase, with product MATTQHTLSIAFIGGGNMAAALAAGLAGRLCPASAIHVLEINESAHDPWLAKGMTVSARPDDALAGRKVWVYAVKPQQLQEAVAATRAWLDDDTLVLSVAAGIRSDTLAAWLGTPDAPWQRLVRCMPNTPALVGAGATGLAALPGATAQDRDLAQSILGSVGLTVWVADDAALDAVTALSGSGPAYVFLFLESLIQGAQALGLDARQARQLALATLDGATQLAAESTESPAVLRERVTSKGGTTAAALAVFAQAQLPQTVAHAMAAAAQRGRELGDEFGGAAGSAAKEGSQAGRK from the coding sequence ATGGCCACGACCCAGCATACGCTTTCCATTGCCTTCATCGGCGGCGGCAACATGGCCGCGGCGCTGGCGGCCGGGCTTGCCGGCAGGCTTTGCCCGGCCTCGGCCATCCACGTGCTGGAAATCAATGAAAGCGCGCATGATCCCTGGCTTGCCAAGGGCATGACGGTCTCGGCCCGTCCCGACGACGCGCTGGCCGGCCGCAAGGTGTGGGTCTACGCCGTCAAGCCGCAGCAGTTGCAGGAGGCCGTGGCCGCCACCCGTGCCTGGCTGGACGACGACACGCTGGTGCTGAGCGTGGCCGCCGGCATCCGCAGCGACACGCTGGCCGCCTGGCTGGGCACGCCCGATGCGCCCTGGCAACGCCTGGTGCGCTGCATGCCCAACACCCCAGCCTTGGTGGGCGCCGGCGCCACGGGCTTGGCGGCGCTGCCTGGCGCCACGGCCCAGGACCGCGACCTGGCCCAGTCCATCCTGGGCTCCGTCGGCCTGACGGTCTGGGTGGCCGACGACGCCGCGCTCGATGCCGTGACGGCCTTGTCGGGCAGCGGGCCGGCCTATGTCTTCCTGTTCCTCGAATCGCTCATCCAGGGCGCCCAGGCGCTGGGGCTGGACGCCAGGCAGGCCCGCCAACTGGCCTTGGCCACGCTGGACGGCGCCACGCAACTGGCCGCGGAGTCCACCGAATCGCCGGCAGTGCTGCGTGAGCGCGTGACGTCCAAGGGGGGCACCACCGCCGCCGCGCTGGCCGTGTTTGCCCAGGCGCAACTGCCCCAGACCGTGGCGCACGCCATGGCCGCGGCAGCCCAGCGGGGCAGGGAGCTGGGCGACGAATTCGGCGGCGCCGCCGGATCGGCCGCCAAGGAAGGCAGCCAGGCAGGCCGCAAGTAA
- the ugpA gene encoding sn-glycerol-3-phosphate ABC transporter permease UgpA, whose translation MDKRARYGHKVLPYLLLAPQLAVTLIFFFWPSGQALWQSLRIEDVFGLSSQFVGLDNFTDLFGNRDYLDSFRVTAYFSVMVAGLALSLSLLLAVMADRVVRGAGVYKTLLIWPYAVAPAVVGVLWLFLFSPAVGVLAVALHKIGVAWNPRLDASHAMTLVIVAAVWKQISYNFIFFLAGLQAIPRSLIEAAAIDGAGPLRRFRTIVFPLLSPTTFFLLVVNIIYAFFDTFAVIDTTTQGGPGTATAVLVYKVYADGFRGLNLGSSAAQSVVLMAIVIVLTVVQFRYIDRKVHY comes from the coding sequence ATGGATAAACGCGCCCGCTACGGCCACAAGGTCCTGCCCTATCTGCTGCTGGCGCCGCAGTTGGCCGTCACCCTGATCTTCTTCTTCTGGCCCTCGGGCCAGGCGCTGTGGCAATCGCTGCGCATCGAGGACGTCTTCGGCCTGTCCTCCCAGTTCGTCGGCCTCGACAACTTCACCGACCTCTTCGGCAACCGGGACTACCTCGACTCCTTCCGCGTCACCGCCTATTTCTCGGTCATGGTGGCGGGGCTGGCGCTGTCCCTGTCGCTGCTGCTGGCCGTCATGGCCGACCGCGTGGTGCGCGGCGCGGGCGTCTACAAGACCTTGCTCATCTGGCCGTACGCCGTGGCCCCCGCCGTCGTCGGCGTGCTGTGGCTGTTCCTGTTCTCGCCCGCCGTCGGCGTCCTGGCCGTCGCGCTGCACAAGATCGGCGTGGCCTGGAATCCCAGGCTGGATGCCAGCCACGCCATGACGCTGGTCATCGTGGCAGCGGTCTGGAAGCAGATCTCCTACAACTTCATCTTCTTCCTGGCCGGGCTGCAGGCCATTCCACGCTCCCTGATCGAAGCCGCCGCCATCGATGGCGCAGGCCCCTTGCGCCGCTTCCGGACCATCGTTTTCCCCCTGCTGTCGCCCACCACCTTCTTCCTGCTGGTGGTCAACATCATCTATGCCTTCTTCGACACCTTCGCCGTCATCGACACCACCACGCAAGGCGGTCCGGGCACGGCGACGGCGGTGCTGGTCTACAAGGTCTATGCCGATGGTTTCCGAGGCCTGAACCTGGGATCGTCGGCGGCGCAGTCGGTGGTGCTGATGGCCATCGTCATCGTGCTGACGGTGGTGCAGTTCCGCTATATCGACCGCAAGGTCCATTACTAG
- the ubiU gene encoding ubiquinone anaerobic biosynthesis protein UbiU — MNANPHAMELVAPAGSLAALKAALHAGADAVYLGLRNATNARNFAGLNFTEADIRAGVALARQMGRKVLFAINTFAQAGRNAAWREAVDAAHDWGADAVIMADAGLMAYARDRYPDLRLHLSVQGSATHADAIALMHEQFGIQRVVLPRVLTVAEIGRIVEAVPVEIEVFGFGSLCVMAEGRCLLSSYATGDSPNNKGVCSPAHAVRWTEQAGHLEARLNGILIDSYAPGEPAGYPTLCKGRFEVDGEADHVLEEPASLNAVGLLPRLAEMGVAAIKIEGRQRSPAYVSQVVATLRAAIDSACAAPSRFAARPEWMSALARHAEGTQVTQGAFDRPWK, encoded by the coding sequence ATGAATGCGAACCCACATGCCATGGAACTGGTTGCCCCCGCGGGCAGCCTTGCCGCCCTGAAGGCCGCCCTGCACGCAGGCGCCGACGCCGTCTACCTGGGGCTGCGCAACGCCACCAACGCGCGCAATTTCGCGGGCCTGAACTTCACCGAAGCCGATATCCGGGCCGGCGTGGCGCTGGCCCGCCAGATGGGGCGCAAGGTGCTCTTCGCCATCAACACCTTTGCGCAGGCCGGCCGTAACGCCGCCTGGCGCGAGGCGGTGGATGCGGCGCACGACTGGGGCGCCGACGCCGTCATCATGGCGGATGCCGGCCTCATGGCCTATGCGCGCGACCGTTATCCCGACCTGCGGCTGCATCTTTCCGTGCAGGGATCGGCCACCCATGCCGATGCAATCGCGCTGATGCACGAGCAGTTCGGCATCCAGCGCGTCGTGCTGCCGCGCGTGCTGACAGTGGCCGAAATCGGCCGCATCGTCGAGGCCGTGCCGGTCGAGATCGAGGTGTTCGGCTTCGGCAGCCTGTGCGTGATGGCCGAAGGCCGCTGCCTGCTGTCTTCCTATGCCACGGGTGACTCGCCCAACAACAAGGGCGTCTGTTCGCCGGCGCACGCGGTGCGCTGGACCGAGCAGGCCGGCCATCTGGAAGCACGCCTGAACGGCATCCTGATCGACAGCTATGCGCCGGGTGAACCCGCAGGCTATCCCACGCTGTGCAAGGGACGTTTCGAGGTGGATGGCGAGGCTGATCACGTGCTGGAAGAGCCCGCCAGCCTCAATGCCGTGGGCCTGCTGCCGCGCCTGGCGGAAATGGGCGTGGCCGCCATCAAGATCGAGGGCCGCCAGCGCAGCCCCGCCTATGTCTCGCAGGTCGTCGCCACGTTGCGCGCGGCCATCGACAGCGCCTGCGCGGCGCCTTCGCGCTTTGCCGCCAGGCCCGAATGGATGTCCGCGCTGGCCCGCCATGCCGAAGGCACGCAGGTGACCCAAGGCGCCTTCGACCGTCCCTGGAAATGA
- the ubiT gene encoding ubiquinone anaerobic biosynthesis accessory factor UbiT — translation MSLSFTPPAWLAKVGRRLPCGLVSLHGVAGLELARKLAGLTPPAELNGHAYAITVSDLGLRHVFRCEHGRFRPVFQAGADVSLSLTATLSDFIALGQGTLDADTLFFQRRLMISGDTELGLIVKNWLDASQRPAWLARLFGQA, via the coding sequence ATGAGTCTGTCCTTCACGCCCCCGGCATGGTTGGCCAAGGTCGGCCGCCGACTGCCTTGCGGCCTGGTATCCCTGCATGGCGTGGCCGGGCTGGAACTGGCCCGCAAGCTGGCGGGGCTAACGCCGCCCGCCGAGCTGAACGGCCACGCGTACGCCATCACGGTCAGCGACCTGGGCCTGCGGCATGTCTTCCGCTGCGAGCACGGCCGTTTCCGCCCGGTGTTCCAGGCAGGCGCGGACGTCTCGCTGTCGCTCACCGCTACGCTGTCGGACTTCATCGCGCTGGGGCAGGGCACCCTCGACGCGGATACGCTGTTCTTCCAGCGCCGCCTGATGATCTCGGGCGACACGGAACTGGGGCTGATCGTGAAGAACTGGCTGGACGCCTCGCAGCGTCCGGCCTGGCTGGCGCGCCTGTTCGGCCAGGCCTGA
- a CDS encoding VUT family protein, with amino-acid sequence MQHAPSPSRFAPLPPAAFALAVLAMGIIVVGSNFLVQFPINDWLTWGALTYPVAFLVTDLLNRRYGPAAARRVAWIGFALALGASVFVASPRIALASGVAYLCAQMLDIHVFDKLREGRWWRAPLVSGALAATLDTSLFFGIAFAATGAPWITWLLGDLMVKLAVNAGLLAPFRALMWNIARPADAGHVRG; translated from the coding sequence ATGCAGCACGCACCGTCGCCCTCGCGTTTCGCCCCGCTGCCGCCTGCTGCCTTCGCGCTGGCGGTGCTGGCCATGGGCATCATCGTGGTGGGCTCGAACTTCCTCGTGCAGTTTCCCATCAACGACTGGCTGACCTGGGGCGCGCTGACCTATCCGGTCGCCTTCCTGGTCACGGACCTGCTGAACCGGCGCTACGGTCCGGCGGCCGCGCGCCGCGTGGCCTGGATCGGCTTCGCGCTGGCGCTGGGCGCCTCGGTCTTCGTGGCCTCGCCGCGCATTGCGCTGGCCTCGGGCGTGGCCTATCTTTGCGCCCAGATGCTGGACATCCATGTCTTCGACAAGCTGCGCGAAGGCCGCTGGTGGCGGGCGCCGCTGGTTTCCGGCGCGCTGGCCGCCACGCTGGACACCTCGCTGTTCTTCGGCATCGCCTTCGCGGCCACCGGCGCACCCTGGATCACCTGGCTGCTGGGCGACCTGATGGTCAAGCTGGCCGTCAACGCCGGGCTGCTGGCCCCGTTCCGCGCGCTGATGTGGAACATCGCAAGACCGGCGGACGCCGGCCATGTACGAGGTTGA
- the ugpE gene encoding sn-glycerol-3-phosphate ABC transporter permease UgpE produces the protein MIERRRWLDVFAHAVLLAGLAVVAFPLYVTFVASTQTAQEVAAAPMSLLPGTHFIENYTQALLAGTSGTASPPVARMMWVSLVTALGIAIGKIVISLLSAFAVVYFRFPLRQVFFWMIFVTLMLPVEVRIVPTYAVVANLGLLNTYAGLTLPLVASATATFLFRQFFMTVPDELVDASRIDGAGPMRFFLDILLPLSRTSIAALFVIQFIYGWNQYLWPLLATTQEDMYPIVIGIKRMISGGDGLTEWNIVMATAILATLPPALVVVLMQKWFVKGLVDTEK, from the coding sequence ATGATCGAACGCCGCCGCTGGCTGGATGTCTTCGCCCACGCCGTGCTCCTGGCAGGCCTGGCCGTGGTCGCCTTTCCGCTTTACGTGACCTTCGTGGCCTCCACGCAGACCGCGCAGGAGGTTGCCGCCGCGCCCATGTCGCTGCTGCCTGGCACGCATTTCATCGAGAACTACACCCAGGCGCTGCTTGCAGGCACGAGCGGCACGGCAAGTCCGCCCGTGGCACGCATGATGTGGGTCAGCCTGGTCACCGCGCTGGGCATCGCCATCGGCAAGATCGTCATCTCGCTGCTGTCGGCCTTCGCCGTCGTCTACTTCCGGTTCCCCTTGCGCCAGGTCTTCTTCTGGATGATCTTCGTGACGTTGATGCTGCCCGTGGAGGTCCGCATCGTGCCCACCTATGCCGTGGTGGCCAACCTGGGCCTGCTGAACACCTATGCGGGCCTGACCTTGCCGCTGGTGGCCTCGGCCACGGCCACCTTCCTGTTCCGGCAGTTCTTCATGACGGTGCCCGACGAACTGGTCGACGCCTCGCGCATCGACGGCGCCGGTCCCATGCGCTTCTTCCTCGACATCCTGCTGCCGCTGTCGCGCACCAGCATCGCGGCGCTCTTCGTCATCCAGTTCATCTATGGCTGGAACCAGTACCTCTGGCCGCTGCTGGCCACCACCCAGGAAGACATGTACCCCATCGTCATCGGCATCAAGCGGATGATCAGCGGCGGCGACGGCCTCACCGAGTGGAACATCGTCATGGCCACGGCCATCCTGGCCACGCTGCCGCCGGCGCTCGTCGTGGTCCTGATGCAGAAGTGGTTCGTCAAGGGCCTGGTGGACACGGAAAAATAA
- the ugpB gene encoding sn-glycerol-3-phosphate ABC transporter substrate-binding protein UgpB — translation MMRHRLATLSLATLFTAVASPALAATDIQFWHSMEGALGERVNELAAEFNKRQTHYAIKPVYKGTYGESMNAGIAAFRAGNAPDILQVFEVGTATMMQAKGAIKPVQQMAKEAGDPIDPSIFVSAVAGYYSSADGELISMPFNSSTPVLYYNKDAFKKAGLDPEQPPKTWQALAEAGRKLKAAGQDCGYTTGWPSWVQLETFSAWHNVPYATESNGFGGLNARLSVDSDLHVRHVANLAAMAKEGLFTYGGRGDDPNALFVSGKCAMFTGSSASRANILKNGKFELGISTLPYYEGVQGAPQNTIIGGASLWVFADKSPEIYKGVTQFFKFLASPEIAARWHQQTGYVPVTKAAFEATRKAGFYEKNPGTDVAVTQLNVETTAQSRGVRLGYLPQIREIAEAEMERVFSGKSEAKTGLENIVKRGNELLERFEKSAR, via the coding sequence ATCATGCGCCATCGCCTCGCCACCCTCAGCCTCGCCACCCTGTTCACTGCCGTGGCCTCCCCCGCCCTTGCCGCCACCGACATCCAGTTCTGGCATTCGATGGAAGGCGCGCTGGGCGAGCGCGTGAACGAACTGGCCGCCGAGTTCAACAAGCGCCAGACCCATTACGCAATCAAGCCGGTCTACAAAGGCACCTATGGCGAGTCCATGAACGCCGGCATCGCCGCCTTCCGCGCCGGCAACGCGCCCGACATCCTGCAGGTCTTCGAGGTCGGCACCGCCACCATGATGCAGGCCAAGGGCGCGATCAAGCCCGTCCAGCAGATGGCCAAGGAAGCCGGTGACCCGATCGACCCGTCGATCTTCGTGAGCGCGGTGGCAGGCTATTACTCCTCGGCCGATGGCGAACTGATCTCCATGCCGTTCAATAGCTCGACGCCCGTCCTCTACTACAACAAGGACGCGTTCAAGAAGGCAGGGCTGGACCCCGAACAGCCGCCCAAGACCTGGCAGGCGCTGGCCGAGGCCGGCAGGAAGCTGAAGGCAGCGGGCCAGGATTGCGGCTACACCACCGGCTGGCCCTCGTGGGTCCAGCTGGAGACGTTCTCGGCCTGGCACAACGTGCCCTACGCCACCGAGTCCAACGGCTTCGGCGGCCTGAACGCCCGCCTGTCCGTCGATTCCGACCTGCACGTCCGCCACGTCGCCAACCTGGCCGCGATGGCCAAGGAAGGCCTCTTCACCTATGGCGGCCGTGGCGACGATCCCAACGCCCTCTTCGTCTCGGGCAAGTGCGCGATGTTCACGGGCTCCAGCGCCAGCCGCGCCAATATCCTGAAGAACGGCAAGTTCGAACTCGGCATCTCCACCCTGCCCTATTACGAAGGCGTGCAGGGCGCGCCCCAGAACACCATCATCGGCGGCGCCTCGCTGTGGGTCTTCGCCGACAAGTCGCCCGAGATCTACAAGGGCGTGACCCAGTTCTTCAAGTTCCTGGCCAGCCCCGAGATCGCCGCCCGCTGGCACCAGCAGACGGGCTACGTGCCGGTCACCAAGGCCGCCTTCGAAGCCACGCGCAAGGCCGGTTTCTATGAAAAGAACCCTGGCACCGACGTCGCCGTGACGCAGCTGAACGTGGAAACGACGGCGCAGTCGCGCGGCGTGCGCCTGGGCTACCTGCCGCAGATCCGCGAGATCGCCGAGGCCGAAATGGAACGCGTGTTCTCGGGCAAGTCGGAAGCGAAGACCGGCCTGGAGAACATCGTCAAGCGCGGCAACGAGCTGCTCGAGCGTTTCGAGAAGAGCGCGCGCTAG